In the genome of Gloeotrichia echinulata CP02, one region contains:
- a CDS encoding ribbon-helix-helix domain-containing protein: MLEPEMSKTVNTGVKLDAALHERLKALSQVKDRSPHWLMCVAIAEYVEREEAYEREKREDRERWERYQASGNAVSSEAVDQWLASWGMKL; this comes from the coding sequence ATGTTAGAACCGGAAATGTCTAAAACAGTTAATACTGGTGTCAAGCTGGATGCCGCGCTTCATGAGCGGCTTAAGGCGCTTAGTCAGGTAAAAGACCGTAGCCCACATTGGTTAATGTGCGTTGCTATCGCTGAATATGTTGAGCGCGAAGAGGCTTATGAGCGTGAAAAGCGTGAGGACAGGGAGAGATGGGAGCGCTACCAGGCGAGCGGCAATGCTGTTTCTAGTGAAGCCGTTGATCAATGGTTGGCTTCGTGGGGTATGAAACTGTAA
- a CDS encoding RNA-guided endonuclease TnpB family protein yields the protein MLLGFKTELKLNNQQRTALMKHCGVARHAWNWGLALTKQILDHNKVNPDSQIKFPSAIDLHKWLVALVKSENEWYYECSKSTPQQALMALREAWKRCFNKTSGVPRFQKKGKRDSFTLEGTVKILSSNKIQVPVIGVLKTYERLPQVLTKSATISRQADRWFISFRFELETQKSEHTDVVGVDLGIKTLATLSTGEVIPGAKSYKKYQVKLSKMQWLHRHKIIGSANWKKAQLQIARLHKKIANIRKDTLHQATTLLAKNHGTVVIENLNVSGMMANHKLAKSIQDMGFYEFRRQLTYKCELYGSKLVVVDRWFPSSKTCSNCGTKKETLTLNERVFECGHCSFVIDRDLNAAINLSLAVS from the coding sequence ATGCTATTAGGTTTCAAGACAGAATTGAAACTGAACAATCAACAACGCACTGCATTAATGAAGCATTGTGGTGTAGCTCGTCATGCTTGGAATTGGGGACTGGCTTTAACAAAACAAATCTTAGACCATAACAAGGTAAATCCTGATTCTCAAATCAAATTTCCTAGTGCTATTGACCTTCATAAATGGTTAGTAGCACTAGTAAAGTCAGAAAATGAATGGTATTACGAATGCTCTAAAAGCACTCCACAGCAAGCTTTAATGGCGTTGCGAGAAGCTTGGAAACGTTGTTTTAATAAAACATCTGGTGTTCCCCGTTTCCAGAAAAAAGGTAAACGTGATTCTTTCACGCTTGAAGGCACAGTGAAAATCTTAAGCAGCAACAAGATTCAAGTGCCTGTAATTGGTGTTCTCAAAACCTATGAGCGACTACCTCAAGTATTAACTAAATCTGCCACAATTAGCCGTCAAGCTGATAGATGGTTTATTAGTTTTCGATTTGAACTGGAAACTCAAAAATCAGAACACACAGATGTTGTAGGTGTTGACCTTGGTATCAAAACCTTGGCTACTCTCTCTACTGGTGAGGTAATTCCCGGTGCAAAGTCCTACAAGAAGTACCAAGTCAAGTTGAGCAAAATGCAATGGTTACATCGCCACAAAATTATCGGTTCCGCTAACTGGAAGAAAGCACAATTGCAAATAGCCAGACTGCATAAAAAAATAGCCAACATTAGAAAAGATACCTTGCACCAAGCGACAACATTACTTGCTAAGAACCACGGCACAGTAGTGATTGAAAACCTCAATGTGTCTGGGATGATGGCTAATCATAAACTGGCTAAATCTATCCAAGATATGGGTTTTTACGAGTTTCGCCGTCAATTAACCTACAAATGTGAACTTTACGGTTCTAAGCTGGTTGTAGTTGACAGATGGTTTCCCAGTTCTAAAACTTGCTCGAATTGTGGAACAAAAAAAGAAACACTTACCTTAAATGAGCGAGTGTTTGAATGCGGTCATTGTAGCTTTGTCATTGACCGTGATTTGAACGCTGCGATCAATTTGAGCCTAGCTGTCAGTTAG
- a CDS encoding type II toxin-antitoxin system RelE/ParE family toxin, with translation MSKIVWLPEALEDVVRLRGFLEDQSPKAASRAAEVIRGGAKTLADFPEIGKPMNDDTGRRELFLPFGTGSYVLRYRVDVGIVVIIRVWHSKENRD, from the coding sequence ATGTCCAAAATAGTCTGGTTGCCGGAAGCCCTGGAAGATGTAGTCAGGCTACGAGGTTTCCTTGAAGATCAAAGCCCAAAGGCGGCTAGCCGAGCCGCTGAGGTTATACGTGGTGGTGCGAAAACTCTTGCAGATTTTCCCGAAATAGGTAAGCCCATGAATGATGATACAGGGCGGCGTGAATTATTCTTGCCTTTCGGAACAGGTAGTTATGTTCTACGCTACAGGGTGGATGTGGGCATCGTGGTGATTATTAGGGTATGGCATAGCAAGGAAAACCGCGATTAA
- the argC gene encoding N-acetyl-gamma-glutamyl-phosphate reductase — translation MTKPKIFIDGEAGTTGLQIYSRLNGRDDIELVSLEASKRKDATERAKLINAVDVAILCLPDDAAREAVSLVSSTTVKILDASSAHRTASGWVYGFPELNPVQREKIASAQFVSNPGCYPTGFLACIRPLIAKELLPLNFPITINAVSGYSGGGKNLIQKYDTFHEQQTGKTSLYSYGVYGLQFGHKHVKEMHQYSGLASPPLFVPAVGDFEQGMVVQIPLPLWSLPHPPAGKVIYDAIADYYQTEKFVHVAPFQDSTLLRDGTFLDAIALNDTNIVQVFLFANDHTQEALLVARLDNLGKGASGAAVQNLNIMLGFPEELGLL, via the coding sequence ATGACTAAACCGAAGATTTTTATTGATGGGGAAGCAGGTACCACAGGTTTACAGATATACTCGCGCCTCAACGGACGGGATGACATTGAGTTAGTTAGCCTGGAAGCATCTAAGCGTAAAGATGCAACTGAACGTGCGAAACTGATTAATGCTGTTGATGTGGCTATTCTCTGTTTACCTGATGACGCAGCCCGTGAAGCTGTTAGCTTAGTCAGCAGTACGACGGTGAAAATTCTCGATGCGAGTTCGGCCCATCGCACAGCTTCAGGGTGGGTATATGGTTTTCCCGAATTAAACCCAGTCCAGCGAGAGAAAATCGCCAGCGCCCAGTTTGTCAGCAACCCAGGCTGTTATCCTACAGGTTTTTTGGCTTGTATCCGTCCGTTGATAGCTAAGGAACTGCTTCCTTTGAATTTTCCCATCACTATTAATGCAGTTTCTGGCTACTCTGGTGGCGGTAAAAATCTCATCCAAAAGTATGATACATTCCACGAACAGCAAACAGGCAAAACATCGCTTTATTCCTATGGTGTCTATGGTTTGCAGTTTGGACATAAACATGTTAAAGAAATGCATCAATACTCTGGGTTAGCATCACCCCCGTTGTTTGTCCCAGCAGTCGGAGATTTTGAACAAGGAATGGTGGTACAGATACCTTTGCCATTGTGGAGTTTGCCGCATCCACCCGCAGGTAAAGTTATTTATGATGCGATCGCCGACTATTACCAAACCGAAAAATTTGTCCATGTCGCTCCATTTCAAGATTCTACACTGTTGCGCGATGGAACTTTTTTAGATGCGATCGCTCTTAACGACACTAATATTGTTCAGGTTTTCCTATTCGCCAATGATCATACCCAAGAAGCTCTGTTAGTGGCGCGTCTCGATAATCTGGGTAAGGGCGCATCGGGCGCCGCTGTCCAAAACCTCAACATTATGCTGGGTTTTCCAGAAGAATTAGGATTACTTTAA
- a CDS encoding mechanosensitive ion channel, whose amino-acid sequence MNTTWPGITQVMEVGLSMKVQQLLAQSPSLPTNQPEAQQGIGGPQEILNHLWDSTPRLLEAVAILFIGLVIAAVVAAVIRGIVNRTDIDNRIASGLTGRDNLPQVEQLISGLVFWSIVLLTVVAVLDKLDLQVASEPLNNFLNRIVGYLPNLLGAGILLGVAWLLATLVRLVTVRALQALRLDERLNEQTQDGRPTPNQLSISETIGTALYWFIFLLFLVPVLTSLGLTQALQPVQALITEIISILPKILGATGIAVVGWFVANIVRRIVSNLLATTGIDHLGSRFGLSPSTGAQSLSSIIGLIVYILILIPVGISALNALEIKAISDPAIAALQEILKALPGVFTAVGILIFAYFLGQFVSDLVTSILTSIGFNNIFQILGLPVPSRETAFSEEEGTTAPAPTRTPSEIVGIIVLVGILLFATVAAVNILNIPALTVLVTGILIIIGRILAGLVIFAIGLFLANLAFNIITSSGDSQARVLGQVARISIITLVSAMALQQIGVAPDIVNLAFGLLLGAIAVAIALAFGLGGRDIAREQVQNWLESFKSKN is encoded by the coding sequence ATGAACACAACTTGGCCAGGAATAACTCAGGTGATGGAAGTTGGTTTGTCGATGAAGGTGCAGCAATTGTTGGCACAATCGCCAAGTCTACCAACTAATCAACCAGAGGCGCAGCAAGGAATTGGCGGTCCCCAAGAGATTTTAAATCATCTGTGGGACTCTACCCCCCGCTTACTCGAAGCAGTAGCAATTTTATTCATTGGGTTGGTAATTGCTGCGGTTGTAGCAGCAGTGATCAGGGGAATCGTCAATCGTACAGACATAGATAACCGCATTGCTTCCGGGTTGACAGGTCGAGATAATCTTCCCCAGGTGGAGCAATTAATCTCCGGCTTAGTCTTTTGGAGCATTGTCCTGTTAACGGTGGTCGCAGTTTTAGATAAACTAGATCTGCAAGTAGCCTCTGAACCCCTCAATAATTTTCTCAATCGAATTGTTGGCTATTTGCCAAACTTACTGGGTGCGGGAATTCTTTTGGGTGTTGCTTGGTTATTAGCAACCCTTGTGAGGCTGGTTACGGTACGCGCATTACAAGCCCTGAGATTGGATGAGCGTCTGAATGAGCAAACACAAGATGGTAGACCAACTCCCAATCAGTTGTCTATTAGTGAAACTATTGGGACTGCGCTTTACTGGTTCATCTTTTTGCTGTTTCTCGTCCCAGTTCTCACTAGTCTGGGGCTAACACAGGCACTACAACCAGTACAAGCTCTGATTACGGAAATTATCTCAATTTTGCCCAAGATTCTAGGGGCGACAGGAATTGCAGTAGTTGGCTGGTTCGTGGCAAATATTGTCCGCCGAATTGTCAGCAACTTACTAGCGACAACAGGAATCGACCATTTAGGCAGTCGGTTTGGACTGTCTCCATCAACAGGAGCGCAATCTCTATCAAGTATTATAGGCTTAATTGTCTATATTTTGATTTTGATTCCTGTAGGGATTTCCGCCTTGAATGCTTTGGAAATTAAGGCCATCTCAGACCCCGCAATTGCGGCGTTACAAGAGATTCTCAAAGCCTTACCCGGAGTTTTCACCGCTGTAGGCATTTTGATTTTTGCCTATTTCCTGGGACAATTTGTGTCGGATCTAGTTACCAGCATCCTCACAAGTATAGGCTTTAACAACATTTTCCAGATCCTGGGTCTACCAGTCCCCTCCAGAGAAACAGCATTCTCTGAAGAAGAAGGAACAACAGCGCCAGCACCAACTCGCACCCCATCAGAAATCGTTGGGATTATTGTCTTAGTTGGGATCTTACTGTTTGCAACTGTCGCAGCGGTGAATATTCTGAATATTCCAGCCCTGACAGTACTGGTAACTGGCATTTTAATCATCATCGGACGGATTTTAGCTGGATTAGTCATATTTGCCATTGGCTTGTTCCTCGCCAATCTAGCTTTTAACATCATTACGAGTTCCGGCGATTCCCAAGCACGAGTTTTAGGTCAAGTAGCGAGGATTTCGATCATTACTCTAGTATCTGCAATGGCGCTGCAACAAATTGGGGTTGCTCCTGATATTGTGAACTTAGCCTTTGGACTTTTACTAGGTGCGATCGCAGTTGCTATTGCTTTAGCTTTTGGTCTGGGTGGTCGCGATATTGCCCGTGAGCAAGTGCAAAATTGGTTAGAGTCTTTCAAAAGTAAAAACTAA
- a CDS encoding SRPBCC family protein translates to MSQVLEQSIQINATATVVERCITDLTLMHRWLNPVLRCEPVKGVWSTDVGSQSRFIIQIPVIKPTLYSVVVERKPGLVVWEFQGFFTGRDRWECQPIEKGTQLLNRFEFDVPNPLVSWGFNTFAASWTQQDMQAQLRRLKRVAEEVR, encoded by the coding sequence ATGTCCCAAGTTTTGGAACAGTCGATTCAAATTAATGCTACAGCAACGGTGGTTGAGCGTTGTATTACCGATCTAACTCTCATGCACCGCTGGCTTAACCCAGTTCTGCGTTGTGAACCTGTGAAGGGAGTTTGGAGTACCGATGTTGGCAGTCAAAGTCGGTTTATAATTCAAATTCCTGTAATTAAACCCACGCTCTACAGCGTTGTCGTCGAAAGAAAACCAGGTTTAGTAGTCTGGGAATTTCAGGGATTTTTCACGGGACGCGATCGCTGGGAATGTCAACCAATAGAGAAGGGAACACAGCTACTCAACCGCTTTGAGTTCGATGTTCCCAATCCCCTAGTCAGTTGGGGCTTCAACACCTTTGCAGCCTCTTGGACTCAACAAGATATGCAAGCACAGTTACGCCGTCTCAAGCGCGTAGCTGAAGAAGTACGTTGA
- a CDS encoding SirB1 family protein has translation MIFSSARQYFYQEIQQLDEHIDLAKAALYIAQEEYPDLDPEEYLNALDTMAVELQERLPDSRYPLRVIQCINQYLYDDLRFSGNKIDYYDPRNSFLNDVIDRRLGIPITLALVYLEVSRRIDFPMMGVGMPGHFLIRPDISDVEMFVDAFDRGNVIFSQDCQERLSDMFQQPVTLKPEFLAPVNNRQFLARMLTNLKFIYLKQQNLAKTLAAVDRILLLFPDVSLELRDRGLIYYQLGHYPQAADDLQTYLAKVPQAEDAIVIRRLLTEMGG, from the coding sequence ATGATTTTCTCGTCAGCGCGACAATATTTTTACCAGGAGATTCAGCAGCTTGACGAGCATATCGACCTGGCTAAAGCAGCTTTATATATTGCCCAAGAAGAATATCCCGACCTTGACCCAGAAGAATACCTCAATGCCCTGGATACAATGGCAGTGGAACTCCAAGAACGCTTGCCTGACTCACGCTATCCGCTGCGGGTTATACAATGTATTAATCAGTATTTATACGATGACTTGAGATTTTCTGGCAATAAAATAGACTACTACGACCCCCGCAATAGCTTTCTCAATGATGTCATTGACCGCCGACTGGGAATTCCCATTACTTTGGCGCTGGTTTACCTGGAAGTGTCGCGACGAATTGATTTTCCCATGATGGGAGTGGGAATGCCAGGACATTTCTTGATCCGCCCAGATATTTCTGATGTGGAGATGTTTGTGGATGCGTTTGATCGCGGTAATGTAATATTTTCCCAAGATTGCCAGGAACGACTTTCGGACATGTTTCAGCAACCTGTGACACTAAAACCAGAATTTCTAGCCCCGGTAAACAATCGGCAATTTTTGGCGCGGATGCTCACGAATCTGAAATTTATTTACCTCAAACAGCAGAATTTAGCAAAAACCCTAGCCGCTGTAGACCGAATTTTGCTGTTGTTTCCCGATGTCAGCTTAGAATTGCGCGATCGCGGTCTTATCTACTATCAACTCGGTCACTACCCCCAAGCTGCTGACGACTTGCAAACCTATCTAGCCAAGGTTCCCCAGGCTGAGGATGCAATTGTCATTCGCCGTTTGCTTACTGAGATGGGCGGTTAG
- a CDS encoding PEP-CTERM sorting domain-containing protein has translation MKIKQFYIYLRDIKRICKCNLYDNLTVDSVPEPLSILGSLTAGAFGLALRRKYKPQEQA, from the coding sequence ATGAAGATAAAGCAGTTTTATATTTATCTTAGGGATATTAAGAGAATTTGCAAATGCAATTTGTATGACAATCTCACTGTTGATTCGGTTCCTGAACCTTTGAGTATATTGGGTTCATTGACAGCTGGTGCTTTTGGTTTAGCTTTGCGCCGAAAATATAAGCCGCAAGAGCAAGCTTAA
- the atpD gene encoding F0F1 ATP synthase subunit beta, which translates to MVTTVKTTNIGFITQIIGPVVDVKFPGGKLPQIYNALTIKGTNEAKQDINLTVEVQQLLGDNQVRAVAMSTTDGLVRGLEVVDTGAPISVPVGKATLGRIFNVLGEPVDNQGPVNAEATLPIHRPAPKFTELETKPSVFETGIKVVDLLTPYRRGGKIGLFGGAGVGKTVIMMELINNIATQHGGVSVFAGVGERTREGNDLYNEMIESGVINKDNLNESKIALVYGQMNEPPGARMRVGLSGLTVAEYFRDVNKQDVLLFVDNIFRFVQAGSEVSALLGRMPSAVGYQPTLGTDVGALQERITSTTEGSITSIQAVYVPADDLTDPAPATTFAHLDGTTVLSRSLASKGIYPAVDPLNSTSTMLQPNIVGDEHYNTARAVQATLQRYKELQDIIAILGLDELSEDDRLTVARARKVERFLSQPFFVAEVFTGSPGKYVKLEDTIKGFQQILSGELDALPEQAFYLVGDISEAKAKAEKLKG; encoded by the coding sequence ATGGTCACCACTGTAAAAACAACAAACATCGGTTTCATTACCCAAATCATCGGTCCGGTTGTAGACGTAAAATTTCCCGGCGGGAAATTGCCACAAATCTATAACGCTCTGACCATCAAAGGCACAAACGAAGCTAAACAGGACATCAACCTGACCGTCGAAGTACAGCAACTGCTGGGCGATAATCAAGTGCGGGCTGTCGCTATGAGTACCACCGATGGCTTAGTACGTGGTCTGGAAGTCGTTGATACTGGCGCTCCCATCAGCGTGCCAGTTGGTAAAGCGACTTTAGGTCGGATTTTCAACGTTCTTGGCGAACCAGTTGATAATCAAGGCCCTGTAAACGCTGAGGCCACTTTACCCATCCACCGCCCTGCTCCTAAATTCACTGAACTAGAAACCAAGCCCTCTGTATTCGAGACTGGGATTAAAGTGGTTGACCTGCTAACTCCCTATCGACGCGGTGGTAAAATTGGTCTGTTCGGCGGTGCGGGTGTTGGTAAAACCGTGATCATGATGGAGTTGATCAACAACATCGCTACCCAGCACGGTGGTGTATCGGTTTTTGCTGGTGTGGGTGAGCGCACCCGCGAAGGTAATGACCTCTACAACGAAATGATTGAATCTGGGGTGATCAACAAAGACAACCTCAACGAATCGAAAATTGCTCTGGTATACGGTCAAATGAACGAGCCACCCGGAGCAAGAATGCGCGTGGGTCTGTCTGGATTGACAGTAGCTGAGTACTTCCGTGATGTTAACAAGCAAGACGTGTTGCTGTTTGTTGACAACATCTTCCGGTTCGTACAAGCAGGTTCAGAAGTATCGGCGCTGTTGGGTCGGATGCCCTCAGCGGTAGGATACCAGCCTACACTAGGAACCGATGTGGGTGCATTACAAGAGCGGATTACCTCAACTACAGAAGGTTCAATCACCTCCATTCAAGCCGTCTACGTACCAGCGGATGACTTGACCGACCCCGCACCTGCAACCACCTTCGCTCACTTGGACGGAACTACAGTGCTGTCTCGGAGTTTGGCATCTAAGGGAATTTATCCAGCTGTGGACCCCTTAAATTCTACCTCCACCATGCTACAGCCCAACATTGTCGGTGATGAACACTACAACACTGCCCGTGCTGTACAAGCAACCCTGCAACGTTATAAAGAACTCCAAGATATTATTGCAATTCTGGGTTTAGACGAATTGTCTGAAGACGACCGTCTTACCGTAGCACGGGCGCGGAAGGTTGAGCGCTTCCTATCTCAGCCATTCTTCGTAGCAGAAGTATTCACCGGCTCTCCTGGTAAGTATGTGAAGTTGGAAGATACTATCAAAGGATTCCAGCAAATTCTGTCTGGTGAGTTGGATGCTTTACCAGAACAGGCTTTCTACTTAGTAGGTGACATTAGCGAAGCGAAAGCTAAAGCTGAAAAACTCAAAGGTTAG
- the atpC gene encoding ATP synthase F1 subunit epsilon yields MTLTVRVIAPDKTVWDAEAEEIVLPSTTGQLGILSGHAPLLTALDTGVMRVRASKNQNWQAIALLGGFAEVDDNEVTILVNSAERGDTINIEEARAAFNEAQAGLSQVTADDRQAQFQANQAFKRARARFQAAGGSV; encoded by the coding sequence ATGACATTAACCGTCCGTGTAATTGCTCCAGATAAAACAGTCTGGGATGCTGAAGCTGAAGAAATAGTTTTACCCAGCACCACTGGTCAACTAGGTATCTTGAGTGGTCACGCGCCACTTTTGACCGCCCTAGATACCGGGGTCATGCGAGTTCGTGCCAGCAAAAATCAGAATTGGCAAGCGATCGCCCTTTTGGGTGGTTTTGCTGAAGTCGATGACAATGAAGTGACAATTCTGGTTAACAGTGCTGAACGTGGCGACACTATTAACATTGAGGAAGCTCGTGCTGCTTTTAACGAAGCACAAGCAGGGCTAAGTCAGGTAACAGCAGATGATCGCCAAGCACAATTCCAGGCAAATCAAGCCTTCAAACGCGCCCGCGCTCGCTTTCAAGCTGCAGGCGGCTCGGTCTAA
- a CDS encoding flotillin family protein — translation MKSYSCSLGKRNQNKFGHFAASIVGTLALVVSINSANATPVKTATAKQNSPVSVQLNQTKPVIAQLQTNKPQYQAMELSPGIIIPIVLFGGVIIFGTLFFGGLVVIGEREVGIVVRKFTLSGRGIPSGGLIALNGEAGLQADTLAPGWHWGYWPWQYSVRKEQVVVVPQGEIALIVAADGASNPPERILGKIVDCDNFQDARKFLTHGGEKGRQMGFLTAGTYRINTALFKVIMASNASAHGMNPEQLRVYNLAADKVGIVTTLDGLPIPGGELAGPIIGGHDNFQSGQKFIDGGGRRGLQEQILLSGSWNLNPWFVQVEQVPMTEIPIGYVGVVISFVGKAHQDVSGAAFTHGNLVNQGHKGVWVEPLYPGKHPINSRIMKIELVPTTNIVLNWSGRTERHSYDAKLASLTVRSRDGFAFDLEVAQIIHVGALDAPKVISRVGAMQNLVDHVLEPTIGNYFRNSAQDYTVLDFLTARSERQSEAAEYIKTALRAYDVQAIDTLIGDIQPPASLMQTQTDRKIAEEQRKTYEVQQMAQTQRQQLVRETALADIQQEMVKSEQSVQIAELKAQAEIKQANGQAESTKLRAIAEAEGIRATGNAKAETYRTGVEALGTQGYTAMQLMQIIGDRNVRLIPDILVGGSNGSTNGLVDGLLSMILWNQTGKQGEVTPTPLHTQAVVKSQSTSQNGIPPIVVDLPKVHTP, via the coding sequence ATGAAAAGTTATTCATGTTCTCTTGGTAAGCGCAATCAGAATAAATTCGGTCATTTTGCAGCTTCTATAGTCGGTACATTGGCACTGGTGGTAAGTATTAATTCTGCTAATGCTACTCCCGTAAAAACAGCTACTGCAAAACAAAATAGCCCTGTATCAGTCCAACTAAATCAAACAAAACCAGTCATTGCCCAGTTACAAACCAACAAGCCTCAATATCAGGCGATGGAACTGTCTCCTGGGATAATCATCCCCATTGTGCTTTTTGGTGGTGTGATCATCTTTGGTACCCTGTTCTTTGGCGGATTGGTCGTCATTGGTGAACGGGAAGTAGGTATTGTGGTGAGAAAATTCACCCTTTCCGGGCGTGGAATCCCATCTGGAGGATTAATTGCTCTCAATGGTGAAGCAGGTTTGCAAGCGGATACTCTCGCGCCTGGTTGGCACTGGGGTTATTGGCCTTGGCAGTACTCAGTTCGCAAAGAGCAGGTGGTTGTTGTCCCTCAAGGGGAAATCGCCCTGATTGTGGCTGCAGATGGGGCTTCCAACCCGCCAGAGCGGATTTTGGGCAAAATCGTCGATTGTGATAACTTTCAAGATGCGCGGAAATTCCTCACCCACGGTGGCGAAAAAGGTCGGCAAATGGGTTTTCTCACAGCGGGTACATACCGCATCAACACCGCCCTGTTTAAAGTGATTATGGCATCAAACGCCAGCGCTCACGGCATGAATCCAGAACAGTTGCGGGTGTATAATCTAGCCGCCGATAAAGTTGGGATTGTCACTACCTTGGATGGTTTACCAATTCCCGGTGGTGAACTTGCAGGTCCGATAATTGGTGGACATGATAACTTCCAAAGTGGTCAGAAATTTATTGATGGCGGTGGAAGACGGGGTTTGCAAGAGCAAATTCTACTTTCTGGTTCCTGGAACCTGAATCCTTGGTTTGTCCAGGTTGAACAAGTCCCAATGACAGAAATTCCCATTGGCTATGTGGGCGTGGTCATTTCTTTCGTGGGGAAAGCCCATCAAGATGTCAGTGGTGCAGCCTTCACCCACGGTAACTTGGTGAATCAGGGACATAAGGGCGTGTGGGTAGAACCACTTTATCCTGGTAAGCACCCGATTAATTCCCGGATTATGAAAATTGAATTGGTGCCTACGACCAACATTGTTTTAAACTGGTCAGGTCGCACCGAACGCCACAGCTATGATGCTAAACTAGCTTCCCTGACAGTGCGATCGCGTGATGGGTTTGCCTTTGATTTAGAAGTAGCGCAAATTATCCATGTGGGTGCTTTAGATGCGCCAAAGGTAATTTCTCGCGTTGGTGCCATGCAAAATCTGGTAGACCATGTATTAGAACCGACCATCGGTAACTATTTCCGCAACTCCGCCCAAGACTATACTGTACTAGACTTTCTCACTGCCCGAAGCGAACGCCAATCGGAAGCCGCTGAGTATATTAAAACAGCACTGCGGGCTTATGACGTGCAAGCGATCGACACCCTCATCGGTGATATTCAGCCGCCAGCGTCCTTAATGCAGACACAGACAGACCGGAAAATTGCCGAAGAACAACGCAAAACCTATGAAGTGCAGCAAATGGCGCAAACCCAACGCCAACAACTAGTAAGGGAGACAGCATTGGCTGATATTCAGCAAGAAATGGTGAAATCCGAGCAGAGTGTACAAATTGCCGAACTCAAAGCCCAAGCCGAAATTAAGCAAGCTAATGGTCAAGCCGAGTCCACAAAACTACGGGCAATTGCGGAGGCTGAAGGTATCCGTGCCACAGGTAACGCCAAAGCTGAAACCTACCGCACTGGTGTGGAAGCCTTGGGAACACAAGGTTATACAGCAATGCAGCTGATGCAAATTATCGGCGATCGCAACGTCCGATTGATACCAGATATCCTGGTTGGTGGTAGCAACGGTAGCACCAACGGCTTGGTCGATGGGTTACTTTCGATGATTTTATGGAATCAAACCGGTAAGCAAGGCGAAGTGACACCAACACCATTGCATACCCAAGCAGTAGTTAAAAGCCAATCCACGTCACAAAATGGTATTCCGCCGATAGTTGTAGATTTACCGAAAGTTCACACTCCCTAA